The Mycolicibacterium hassiacum DSM 44199 genome includes a window with the following:
- a CDS encoding metallophosphoesterase has translation MFLVVLGAVLALISLYLWQRLIRDTTRPGRVRRVLTAAHLVLTTLLFAALIGPRFVGVNESRWYAWPGYLWLGAMWYLLLLLLAFEPVRLVLRAVLARRARANADPGPDEPAERPNPDRTLDRRLFLARAGAVAAGAVSVGLVGIGAATALGPPAVVRLPVRLRRLDPALGGYRVAVVSDIHLGPLMGRAHTERIVAMINRAEPDLVAIVGDLVDGTVDELGRAAEPLRDLVSRDGVFFVTGNHEYFVDDPDGWVRELDRLGVHTLRNENTLIRRGGAAFHLAGVNDLVGNRRADGPDLDRALSGVDAARPTVLLAHQPVLVGEAARRGVDLQLSGHTHGGQLWPFHYLVRLEQPALAGLSAVGDTQLYVTRGAGFWGPPVRIGAPPDITVLTLQPGT, from the coding sequence ATGTTTCTCGTCGTGCTCGGCGCGGTGCTCGCGCTGATCAGCCTCTACCTGTGGCAGCGCCTGATCCGCGACACCACCCGGCCGGGCCGGGTGCGCCGCGTCCTCACCGCCGCCCACCTGGTGCTGACGACATTGCTGTTCGCCGCGCTGATCGGCCCCCGCTTCGTCGGGGTGAACGAATCCCGGTGGTACGCCTGGCCGGGCTATCTGTGGCTCGGCGCGATGTGGTACCTGCTGCTGCTCCTGCTGGCGTTCGAACCGGTGCGGCTGGTGCTGCGGGCCGTGCTCGCCCGGCGGGCCCGCGCGAACGCCGACCCCGGCCCCGACGAACCGGCCGAGCGGCCGAACCCGGACCGGACACTCGACCGGCGGCTGTTTCTGGCCCGCGCCGGGGCGGTGGCCGCCGGAGCGGTCTCGGTCGGGCTGGTCGGAATCGGCGCGGCCACCGCGCTCGGACCCCCGGCAGTGGTGCGGCTGCCGGTGCGGCTGCGCCGGCTCGACCCGGCCCTCGGCGGCTACCGCGTCGCGGTGGTCTCCGACATCCACCTCGGGCCGCTGATGGGGCGGGCGCACACCGAGCGCATCGTGGCGATGATCAACCGGGCCGAACCCGATCTGGTCGCGATCGTCGGCGATCTGGTGGACGGCACCGTCGACGAACTCGGCCGGGCGGCGGAACCGCTGCGGGACCTGGTCTCCCGGGACGGCGTCTTCTTCGTCACCGGCAACCACGAGTACTTCGTCGACGACCCGGACGGTTGGGTCCGGGAGCTGGACCGGCTCGGGGTGCACACGCTGCGCAACGAGAACACCCTGATCCGCCGCGGCGGCGCCGCGTTCCACCTGGCCGGGGTCAACGACCTGGTGGGTAACCGGCGGGCCGACGGGCCGGATCTCGACCGGGCGCTGTCCGGCGTCGACGCCGCCCGGCCGACCGTCCTGCTCGCCCACCAACCGGTGCTGGTCGGCGAGGCGGCCCGGCGCGGCGTCGACCTGCAACTGTCCGGGCACACCCACGGCGGCCAGCTGTGGCCGTTCCACTACCTGGTGCGGCTGGAGCAGCCGGCGCTGGCCGGGCTGTCGGCCGTTGGCGACACCCAGCTCTACGTCACCCGCGGCGCCGGGTTCTGGGGCCCGCCGGTGCGTATCGGGGCGCCGCCGGACATCACGGTGCTCACCCTGCAGCCCGGCACCTGA
- a CDS encoding VOC family protein, giving the protein MDMKITPCLWFDNNVDEAAKFYTSVFPNSHIEGFWRYNEAHPDRAGEIGYGTFVLNGQRFLGINGGPMFRFTEAVSFEVRCADQAEVDYYWDRLVDGGEESHCGWLKDRYGLSWQIVPQRLYDLIEDPDPAVSLAATQAMYAMHKIVVADLEAAVANR; this is encoded by the coding sequence ATGGACATGAAAATCACGCCGTGCCTGTGGTTCGACAACAACGTGGACGAGGCCGCGAAGTTCTACACCTCGGTGTTCCCGAACTCCCACATCGAGGGGTTCTGGCGCTACAACGAGGCCCATCCCGACCGCGCCGGTGAGATCGGCTACGGGACATTCGTCCTCAACGGCCAGCGCTTCCTCGGCATCAACGGCGGGCCGATGTTCAGGTTCACCGAGGCCGTGTCGTTCGAGGTGCGGTGCGCCGATCAGGCCGAGGTCGACTACTACTGGGACAGGCTCGTCGACGGCGGCGAGGAGTCGCACTGCGGCTGGCTCAAGGACCGCTACGGGCTCAGCTGGCAGATCGTGCCGCAGCGGCTCTACGACCTGATCGAAGACCCCGACCCGGCGGTGTCGCTGGCCGCCACCCAGGCGATGTACGCGATGCACAAGATCGTCGTCGCCGACCTGGAGGCCGCGGTGGCCAACCGCTGA
- a CDS encoding helix-turn-helix domain-containing protein, which translates to MQHMPPEGESSVIVSLSEAAMHMYNAAIDALPFPEDRNFHKRADVVLAGLRKLRAGLAEAAARPRSTPTVINELSQVRKRYDSLMERAAAAPGSSLGQQLYATRIAARLSAEEVAAGAGLPVDLINDLEAGEVPTEEEAAKLRAVIEALGGVPGTEHLRRPQESEPSQPSSDGEGAVDGQEVSAAAGGN; encoded by the coding sequence ATGCAACACATGCCGCCGGAAGGTGAATCGTCCGTCATCGTCAGCCTTTCCGAGGCCGCGATGCACATGTACAACGCAGCGATCGACGCGCTGCCGTTCCCCGAGGACAGGAACTTCCACAAACGCGCGGACGTGGTGCTGGCCGGCTTGCGCAAACTGCGCGCCGGGCTGGCGGAGGCGGCGGCGCGGCCCCGCTCCACACCCACGGTCATCAACGAGCTGAGCCAGGTACGCAAGCGCTACGACAGCCTGATGGAGCGCGCCGCCGCCGCACCGGGGTCGAGCCTGGGCCAGCAGCTGTACGCGACCCGGATCGCGGCCCGGCTGAGCGCCGAGGAGGTGGCCGCCGGGGCGGGTTTGCCGGTGGATCTGATCAACGATCTGGAGGCAGGCGAGGTCCCGACCGAGGAGGAGGCCGCCAAGCTGCGGGCGGTGATCGAGGCGCTCGGCGGGGTGCCCGGCACCGAGCATCTGCGCCGCCCACAGGAGAGCGAGCCGAGCCAACCGTCCTCCGACGGGGAGGGCGCCGTCGACGGCCAGGAGGTGTCGGCGGCGGCCGGCGGCAACTGA
- a CDS encoding protein adenylyltransferase SelO, with translation MSTELTSAGVVLGDRFARELPELAVRWQAESVPEARLLVLNEPLAVELGLDPDWLRGPDGVGLLTGTVLPPGAVPVAQAYAGHQFGGYVPRLGDGRALLLGELTTPGGELRDLHLKGSGPTPFARGGDGLAAVGPMLREYIVGEGMHALGIPTTRALAVVATGRSVQRETLLPGAVLARVARSHLRVGTFQYAASTGDPGLLRRLADHAIARHHPQAAQADNRYLALFDAVVAAQADLVARWMLVGFVHGVMNTDNTTISGETIDYGPCAFMEAYHPETVFSSIDTWGRYAYGNQPTIMGWNLARFAETLLPLIHDDQDTAIALAQVRLQEFGPRFQAALDAGMRAKLGLPAGLAEDVATPLMNDLIALLAANRVDFTSFFRRLGRAARGEVEPVRAMFGVDPAGFDDWLARWRALEPDAAVMDRVNPAYIPRNHLVEEALAAATAGDLAPLHRLVEAIRAPYDERPGFERYAEPAPEDFGPYQTFCGT, from the coding sequence GTGAGCACCGAGTTGACCTCCGCGGGCGTCGTCCTGGGTGACCGGTTCGCGCGCGAACTGCCCGAGTTGGCGGTGCGCTGGCAGGCCGAATCGGTGCCGGAGGCGCGGCTGCTGGTGCTCAACGAGCCGCTGGCCGTCGAACTCGGGCTCGACCCCGACTGGCTGCGCGGGCCCGACGGCGTCGGGCTGCTGACCGGCACGGTGCTGCCGCCGGGCGCGGTCCCGGTGGCCCAGGCCTACGCCGGGCACCAGTTCGGCGGCTACGTGCCGCGGCTGGGCGACGGGCGGGCGCTGCTGCTCGGCGAGCTGACCACCCCGGGCGGCGAGCTGCGCGACCTGCACCTGAAGGGTTCGGGGCCGACTCCGTTCGCGCGCGGCGGCGACGGGTTGGCGGCGGTCGGCCCGATGCTGCGCGAGTACATCGTCGGCGAGGGCATGCACGCGCTGGGCATCCCGACCACGCGGGCGCTGGCGGTGGTGGCGACCGGGCGCAGCGTGCAGCGCGAGACGCTGCTGCCGGGTGCGGTGCTGGCCCGGGTGGCGCGCAGCCATCTGCGGGTGGGCACCTTCCAGTACGCGGCGAGCACCGGCGATCCCGGGCTGCTGCGGCGGCTGGCCGACCACGCGATCGCCCGGCACCACCCGCAGGCCGCGCAGGCCGACAACCGGTACCTGGCGCTGTTCGACGCGGTGGTCGCGGCGCAGGCCGACCTGGTCGCCCGGTGGATGCTGGTCGGGTTCGTGCACGGCGTGATGAACACCGACAACACCACGATCTCCGGGGAGACCATCGACTACGGCCCGTGCGCGTTCATGGAGGCCTACCACCCGGAGACGGTGTTCAGCTCGATCGACACCTGGGGCCGGTACGCCTACGGCAACCAGCCGACGATCATGGGCTGGAACCTGGCCCGGTTCGCCGAGACGCTGCTGCCGCTGATCCACGACGACCAGGACACCGCGATCGCGCTCGCACAGGTACGGCTGCAGGAATTCGGGCCGCGGTTCCAGGCGGCCCTGGACGCCGGCATGCGCGCCAAGCTCGGGCTGCCGGCCGGGCTCGCCGAGGACGTCGCCACCCCGTTGATGAACGACCTGATCGCGCTGCTGGCCGCCAACCGGGTCGATTTCACCTCGTTCTTCCGCCGGCTCGGACGGGCCGCCCGCGGCGAGGTCGAGCCGGTGCGCGCGATGTTCGGTGTGGACCCGGCGGGTTTCGACGACTGGCTGGCGCGCTGGCGGGCGCTGGAGCCGGACGCCGCGGTGATGGACCGGGTCAACCCCGCCTACATTCCGCGCAACCACCTGGTCGAGGAGGCGCTGGCCGCCGCCACGGCCGGGGATCTCGCGCCGCTGCACCGGCTGGTCGAGGCGATCCGCGCCCCTTATGACGAGCGGCCGGGCTTCGAGCGCTACGCCGAACCGGCGCCGGAGGATTTCGGTCCCTACCAGACCTTCTGCGGGACCTGA
- a CDS encoding mycobacterial-type methylenetetrahydrofolate reductase, producing the protein MTLNTIALELVPPNSDGPDGGREQAVEDARKVLRCAAETGLAGRIGHVMIPGMIEEDPDRPIPMKPKMDVLDFWTIIRPELPGIRGLCTQVTAFLDEPALRRRLGDLSAAGFDGIAFVGVPRTMNDGEGHGVAPTDALSMFADLVPNRGAILIPTRDGEQGRFEFKCERGATYGMTQLLYSDAIVGFLREFARRTDHRPEILLSFGFVPKLEAKVGLINWLIQDPGNPAVAAEQEFVRRLAGLEPADKRKLMVDLYKRVIDGVADLGFPLSVHLEATYGVSVPAFETFAEMLAYWSPGQG; encoded by the coding sequence GTGACCCTCAACACCATCGCGCTCGAGTTGGTGCCGCCGAACAGCGACGGACCGGACGGCGGCCGTGAGCAGGCCGTCGAGGACGCGCGCAAGGTGCTGCGCTGCGCCGCCGAGACCGGGCTCGCGGGCCGCATCGGGCACGTGATGATCCCCGGGATGATCGAGGAGGACCCCGACCGGCCGATCCCGATGAAGCCGAAGATGGACGTCCTCGACTTCTGGACCATCATCCGGCCGGAACTGCCCGGAATCCGCGGGCTGTGCACCCAGGTGACCGCGTTCCTGGACGAGCCGGCGCTGCGGCGGCGGCTCGGCGACCTGAGCGCGGCCGGTTTCGACGGCATCGCGTTCGTCGGGGTGCCGCGCACCATGAACGACGGCGAAGGCCACGGCGTGGCGCCCACCGACGCGCTGAGCATGTTCGCCGACCTGGTGCCCAACCGCGGGGCCATCCTCATCCCGACCCGCGACGGCGAACAGGGCCGGTTCGAGTTCAAGTGCGAACGCGGCGCCACCTACGGCATGACGCAGCTGCTGTACTCCGATGCGATCGTCGGGTTCCTGCGCGAATTCGCCCGGCGCACCGACCACCGCCCGGAGATCCTGCTGTCGTTCGGGTTCGTGCCCAAACTCGAGGCCAAGGTCGGGCTGATCAACTGGCTGATCCAGGACCCGGGCAACCCCGCGGTCGCCGCCGAGCAGGAGTTCGTGCGCCGGCTGGCCGGGCTCGAGCCGGCCGACAAGCGCAAGCTGATGGTGGACCTGTACAAGCGGGTGATCGACGGGGTGGCCGACCTCGGGTTCCCGCTCAGCGTCCACCTCGAGGCCACCTACGGGGTGTCGGTGCCGGCGTTCGAGACGTTCGCCGAGATGCTCGCCTACTGGTCGCCGGGCCAGGGCTGA
- the hrpA gene encoding ATP-dependent RNA helicase HrpA: protein MSDPSVAELRRRLDGLTTRDAARFGRRLRQLRGASPDQVARLAEQIRTAEAQAAARAAAVPAISYPDLPVSDRRDEIAAAIRENQVVVVAGETGSGKTTQLPKICLELGRGVRGMIGHTQPRRLAARTVAQRIADELHTPLGDIVGYTVRFTDRVGDRTLIKLMTDGILLAEIQRDRRLLRYDTLILDEAHERSLNIDFLLGYLRELLPRRPDLKVIVTSATIEPERFAAHFATDAGPAPIVEVSGRTYPVEIRYRPLEVPVAAEDSDDPDDPDHEVVRTVMRDQIEAVVDAVKELESEPPGDVLVFLSGEREIRDTAEALRAAYDPATTEVLPLYARLSSAEQQRVFQPSRLPRRIVLATNVAETSLTVPGIRYVIDPGTARISRFSRRTKVQRLPIEPISQASAAQRAGRSGRVAPGVCIRLYSQEDFEARPRYTDPEILRTNLAAVILQMAALNLGDIETFPFLDPPDRRAVRDGVALLQELGAFDAGGAITELGRRLARLPVDPRLGRMILQAETEGCVREILVLAAALSIPDPREVPTDRQEAARQRHARFADEHSDFIAYLNLWRYLSEQRKELSGNAFRRMCREEFLNYLRVREWQDLVGQLTTIAGELGIRPQDEPADPDRIHAALLAGLLSHVGMRSDLKGADARGRGGRGPDSREFLGARNSRFVLAPGSVLAKRPPRWVVVADLVETNRLYGRIAARIQPETVERVAGDLVQRSYSEPHWDANRGAVMAYERVTLFGLPLVPRRRVGYGNVDPEVARELFIRHALVEGDWQTRHRFFAENARLRAELAELEDKHRRRDLLVGDDEIYAFYDARIPASVVSARHFDAWWKKQRHKTPDLLTMTRDDLLREHDPGSDQPDTWQAGGLSLPLSYRFEPGAADDGVTVHVPVQVLARLGGDEFAWQVPALREELVTALIRSLPKHLRRNFVPAPDTARAVLAGIDPQREPLLESVQRELRRLTGVLVPIDAFDLDKVPPHLRVTFAVEDPDGTVLARGKDLDALRAELAAPMRRAVADAVTDGLQRTGLRDWPEDLDELPRTVEGGHGARGYPALVDTGAAVDLRVLPTPGEQAAAMRPGLRRLLRLAVSSPVKAVERELGPRTRLVLGNNPDGSLAALIDDCADTAVDSLVPAPVWTRGEYVAARDRVASGLASATRAVVGQVATALSVAQQVQVALPERPTPAQADAVADIRAQLDRLLGRGFVTAIGAGRLADLTRYLTAIARRLERLPQAPAADRDRMQRVRAVQTAYDELVAALSPARAAAADVVDIRWQIEELRVSLWAQQLGTARPVSEKRIYRAIEAVQP, encoded by the coding sequence GTGTCCGACCCGTCCGTCGCGGAACTGCGCAGGCGCCTGGACGGGCTGACCACCCGCGACGCCGCCCGGTTCGGCCGCCGCCTGCGGCAGTTGCGCGGCGCCAGCCCGGACCAGGTCGCCCGACTCGCCGAACAGATCCGAACCGCCGAAGCGCAGGCGGCCGCGCGCGCCGCCGCGGTGCCCGCGATCAGCTATCCCGACCTTCCGGTCAGCGACCGGCGGGACGAGATCGCCGCCGCGATCCGGGAGAACCAGGTGGTCGTGGTGGCGGGGGAGACCGGCTCGGGCAAGACCACCCAGCTGCCCAAGATCTGCCTGGAACTCGGCCGCGGGGTGCGCGGCATGATCGGACACACCCAGCCCCGCCGGCTGGCCGCCCGCACCGTCGCCCAGCGGATCGCCGACGAACTGCACACCCCGCTCGGCGACATCGTCGGCTACACGGTGCGATTCACCGACCGGGTCGGCGACCGCACCCTGATCAAGCTGATGACCGACGGCATCCTGCTGGCCGAGATCCAGCGCGACCGCCGGCTGCTGCGCTACGACACGCTGATCCTCGACGAGGCCCACGAACGCAGCCTCAACATCGACTTCCTGCTCGGGTATCTGCGCGAACTACTGCCGCGCCGGCCCGACCTGAAGGTGATCGTCACCTCGGCGACGATCGAACCCGAGCGGTTCGCCGCGCATTTCGCCACTGACGCCGGCCCGGCCCCGATCGTCGAGGTGTCCGGCCGCACCTATCCGGTCGAGATCCGCTACCGCCCGCTGGAGGTGCCGGTCGCGGCCGAGGACTCCGACGACCCCGACGACCCCGATCACGAAGTGGTGCGCACCGTGATGCGCGATCAGATCGAGGCCGTCGTCGACGCGGTCAAGGAGCTGGAGTCCGAACCGCCCGGCGACGTGCTGGTGTTCCTGTCCGGGGAACGCGAGATCCGCGACACCGCCGAGGCGTTGCGCGCCGCCTACGATCCGGCGACCACCGAGGTGCTGCCGCTGTACGCGCGGCTGTCGAGCGCCGAACAGCAGCGGGTGTTCCAGCCGAGCCGGCTGCCGCGCCGCATCGTGCTGGCCACCAACGTCGCCGAGACGTCGCTGACCGTGCCGGGGATCCGCTACGTCATCGACCCCGGCACCGCCCGGATCTCCCGGTTCAGCCGGCGCACCAAGGTGCAGCGGCTGCCGATCGAACCGATCTCGCAGGCGTCGGCCGCGCAGCGGGCCGGCCGCTCCGGCCGGGTGGCGCCGGGCGTGTGCATCCGGCTGTACTCGCAGGAGGATTTCGAGGCACGGCCGCGCTACACCGATCCGGAGATTTTGCGCACCAACCTCGCCGCGGTCATCCTGCAGATGGCGGCGCTGAATCTCGGTGACATCGAGACGTTTCCGTTCCTCGACCCGCCGGACCGGCGGGCGGTCCGCGACGGGGTGGCGCTGCTGCAGGAGCTCGGCGCCTTCGACGCCGGCGGTGCGATCACCGAACTGGGGCGCCGGCTGGCCCGGCTGCCGGTGGACCCGCGGCTGGGCCGAATGATCCTGCAGGCCGAGACCGAGGGCTGCGTGCGCGAGATCCTGGTGCTGGCCGCCGCGCTGTCGATCCCCGACCCGCGCGAGGTGCCCACCGACCGGCAGGAGGCGGCCCGGCAGCGGCACGCCCGCTTCGCCGACGAGCACTCCGACTTCATCGCCTACCTCAACCTGTGGCGCTACCTGAGCGAGCAGCGAAAGGAACTGTCCGGCAACGCGTTCCGCCGGATGTGCCGCGAGGAGTTCCTGAACTACCTGCGGGTGCGGGAGTGGCAGGACCTGGTCGGCCAGCTCACCACGATCGCCGGTGAGCTGGGAATCCGGCCGCAGGACGAACCGGCCGACCCGGACCGGATCCACGCGGCGCTGCTGGCCGGTCTGCTGTCGCACGTCGGCATGCGCAGCGACCTGAAAGGCGCCGACGCCAGGGGGCGCGGCGGCCGGGGCCCGGACAGCCGGGAGTTCCTGGGGGCACGCAACAGCCGGTTCGTGCTCGCGCCCGGGTCGGTGCTGGCCAAACGCCCGCCGCGGTGGGTGGTGGTCGCCGACCTGGTGGAGACCAACCGGCTCTACGGCCGCATCGCCGCACGGATTCAGCCCGAGACCGTGGAGCGGGTCGCCGGGGATCTGGTGCAGCGCAGCTACAGCGAACCGCACTGGGACGCCAACCGCGGCGCGGTGATGGCCTACGAGCGGGTCACGCTGTTCGGGCTGCCGCTGGTGCCGCGCCGCCGGGTCGGCTACGGCAATGTCGACCCCGAGGTGGCGCGCGAACTGTTCATCCGGCATGCCCTGGTCGAGGGCGACTGGCAGACCCGCCACCGGTTCTTCGCCGAGAACGCCCGGCTGCGAGCCGAACTCGCCGAACTGGAGGACAAGCACCGGCGCCGCGACCTGCTGGTCGGCGACGACGAGATCTACGCGTTCTACGACGCCCGCATCCCGGCGTCGGTGGTCTCGGCGCGGCACTTCGACGCGTGGTGGAAAAAGCAGCGGCACAAGACCCCCGACCTGCTCACCATGACCCGCGACGATCTGCTGCGCGAGCACGATCCGGGCAGCGATCAGCCCGACACCTGGCAGGCCGGCGGGCTGTCGCTGCCGTTGAGCTACCGGTTCGAACCGGGCGCGGCCGACGACGGCGTCACCGTGCACGTGCCGGTGCAGGTGCTGGCCCGGCTGGGCGGCGACGAATTCGCCTGGCAGGTTCCCGCGCTGCGCGAGGAGTTGGTCACCGCGCTGATCAGGTCGCTGCCGAAACACCTGCGGCGCAACTTCGTGCCGGCCCCGGACACCGCCCGGGCGGTGCTGGCCGGCATCGACCCGCAGCGCGAGCCGCTGCTGGAATCGGTGCAGCGGGAACTACGCCGGCTCACCGGGGTGCTGGTGCCGATCGACGCGTTCGACCTCGACAAGGTGCCGCCGCATCTGCGGGTCACCTTCGCGGTCGAGGACCCCGACGGCACCGTGCTGGCGCGCGGCAAGGACCTCGACGCGCTGCGCGCCGAGCTGGCCGCGCCGATGCGTCGGGCGGTCGCCGACGCCGTCACCGACGGCCTGCAGCGCACCGGGCTGCGTGACTGGCCCGAGGACCTCGACGAGCTGCCCCGCACCGTCGAGGGCGGTCACGGCGCCCGCGGCTACCCGGCGCTGGTCGACACCGGCGCCGCGGTCGATCTGCGGGTGCTGCCGACTCCGGGCGAACAGGCCGCCGCGATGCGTCCTGGCCTGCGCCGGCTGCTGCGGCTCGCCGTCTCGTCTCCGGTGAAAGCCGTTGAGCGCGAACTCGGTCCGCGCACCCGACTGGTGCTGGGCAACAACCCGGACGGGTCGCTCGCCGCGCTGATCGACGACTGTGCCGACACCGCCGTCGACAGCCTGGTGCCCGCGCCGGTCTGGACGCGCGGGGAGTACGTGGCGGCGCGCGACCGGGTGGCCTCCGGGCTGGCGTCCGCCACCCGCGCGGTGGTTGGGCAGGTCGCCACGGCCCTGTCCGTCGCCCAGCAGGTGCAGGTCGCGCTGCCGGAGCGGCCGACCCCGGCGCAGGCCGACGCGGTCGCCGACATCCGGGCACAACTCGACCGGCTGCTCGGGCGCGGGTTCGTCACCGCGATCGGGGCGGGCCGGCTGGCCGACCTGACCCGCTACCTGACCGCGATCGCGCGCCGGCTCGAACGGCTGCCGCAGGCCCCGGCCGCGGACCGCGACCGGATGCAGCGGGTGCGCGCGGTACAGACCGCCTACGACGAGCTGGTGGCCGCGTTGTCGCCGGCGCGGGCGGCCGCCGCCGACGTGGTCGACATCCGCTGGCAGATCGAGGAACTGCGGGTCAGCCTGTGGGCGCAGCAGCTCGGCACCGCACGCCCGGTCAGCGAGAAGCGGATCTACCGCGCAATCGAGGCGGTCCAGCCGTGA
- a CDS encoding glutaminyl-peptide cyclotransferase translates to MTATGWRAVAAAAVLAACTAAPPADGTPADGAVPVIEPVVLGELGHDPAAWTQGLQADGADLYEGTGESASQLRQLDPATGDLLRSAATPHGYYGEGITVVGPRIWQLTWRDGVAVEWDRATLTPLREVPVAGEGWGLCFDGTRLVRSDGSDRLRFHDPNDFTETGSVAVTRDGRPVGGLNELECVDGQVWANVWYTDTLVRIDPGRGVVTAVVDATALADAARRAGGNILNGIAHLRGDEYLLTGKHWPAMYRVRLEVPGPR, encoded by the coding sequence GTGACGGCCACCGGGTGGCGGGCCGTCGCGGCGGCGGCGGTGCTCGCGGCGTGCACCGCCGCGCCGCCGGCCGACGGCACCCCCGCCGACGGCGCCGTGCCGGTGATCGAACCCGTGGTGCTCGGCGAGCTCGGCCACGATCCGGCCGCATGGACCCAGGGGCTGCAGGCCGACGGGGCGGACCTCTACGAGGGCACCGGGGAGAGCGCATCGCAGCTGCGCCAACTCGATCCGGCCACCGGCGACCTGCTGCGCTCGGCGGCCACCCCGCACGGCTACTACGGCGAGGGCATCACCGTCGTCGGCCCCCGGATCTGGCAGCTGACCTGGCGGGACGGCGTCGCCGTCGAATGGGACCGGGCCACGCTGACCCCGCTGCGGGAGGTGCCGGTGGCCGGCGAGGGCTGGGGCCTGTGTTTCGACGGGACCCGGCTCGTCCGCAGCGACGGCAGCGACCGGCTGCGCTTCCACGACCCGAACGACTTCACCGAGACCGGGTCGGTCGCGGTCACCCGGGACGGCCGTCCGGTGGGCGGGCTCAACGAGCTGGAATGCGTCGACGGGCAGGTGTGGGCCAATGTGTGGTACACCGACACCCTGGTGCGCATCGACCCCGGCCGCGGGGTGGTGACCGCGGTGGTCGACGCCACCGCGCTGGCCGATGCGGCGCGCCGTGCCGGGGGCAACATCCTCAACGGCATCGCGCATCTGCGCGGCGACGAGTACCTGCTCACCGGCAAGCACTGGCCGGCCATGTACCGGGTGCGGCTGGAGGTGCCGGGGCCGCGCTGA
- a CDS encoding nitroreductase family deazaflavin-dependent oxidoreductase: MAITTPSVRDAVRLFNKYVLNPVMLLLAGRPHWYAAVIRHVGRTSGREYATPVVADRVVDGFLIPLPYGTDVDWLRNVQAAGRARLTVHGTTHDVVAPQIVDAQVAASLLPSVRAGMFNRFGVQQFLRLKEAA; the protein is encoded by the coding sequence ATGGCCATCACGACGCCCTCGGTGCGGGATGCGGTGCGGTTGTTCAACAAGTACGTGCTCAACCCGGTGATGCTGCTGCTCGCGGGCCGACCGCACTGGTACGCCGCGGTGATCCGGCACGTCGGCCGCACGTCGGGCCGGGAGTACGCCACCCCGGTGGTGGCCGACCGGGTGGTCGACGGGTTTCTCATCCCGCTACCCTACGGAACCGACGTCGACTGGCTGCGCAACGTGCAGGCCGCCGGCCGGGCCAGGCTCACGGTGCACGGCACCACCCACGACGTCGTGGCCCCGCAGATCGTCGACGCACAGGTCGCCGCGTCGCTGCTGCCGTCGGTGCGGGCGGGGATGTTCAACCGCTTCGGCGTCCAGCAGTTCCTGCGGCTCAAGGAGGCGGCCTGA